AAGTTGCGGTTATCGATTTGCTGTTGCGTGAGGCGCCCGGACTTTAAAGCATCAGCCTCGCCCACTGCACCCGCACAGCGTTCAAAAGAATCAAAGTCAGCACCCATATCCAGCAAATTGCCTGTGGTATCGGCAATGCCTAAATCAAGCGCAAGCCCGTAATTGTGGAGCCCGCCAGTCTTGCCCGACGAAACGAAATGGCTGTAAGGCGTTCCCGCCACAGATTGTTTCAGAACGGATTGCGCATACATCGGGCGCGCCGCATCAAAAATCACAAGCGTATATCCCGGCAATTCCTTGGCGATAATCGAAAGCGCTCGTTTCAGCTTTGGCAAGCCATCCTTATGGATAAACGCACGCTGGATACCGCAATACATATCGTGACCAGTCACGTTGTTAAACGTGGCATAGCGCAGGTCCATGCGGAGCCCGCGCATATACGTAATTTCGACCAAATTAGAATC
This is a stretch of genomic DNA from Fibrobacter sp. UWB13. It encodes these proteins:
- a CDS encoding M15 family metallopeptidase — translated: MTKQSIVLAIAFFAVSSFAHVTDSLFVPPKPAKPLRYCSSAKQWVDYASHDSNLVEITYMRGLRMDLRYATFNNVTGHDMYCGIQRAFIHKDGLPKLKRALSIIAKELPGYTLVIFDAARPMYAQSVLKQSVAGTPYSHFVSSGKTGGLHNYGLALDLGIADTTGNLLDMGADFDSFERCAGAVGEADALKSGRLTQQQIDNRNLLRNIMKRAGWVMLSSEWWHFNAFTRAYTKEHYPLFPI